One Kitasatospora sp. NBC_01287 DNA window includes the following coding sequences:
- a CDS encoding penicillin-binding protein 2 has translation MNQPIRRVSVFCMVLIFALLLRTNWIQAVAADSYADNPHNIRSILDEYSYPRGNITTADGQPMTQSNLTTAFEYKYKTSWTNGPLYAPVTGYSSQVYKSNGLESLEDGILSGTDDRLFFGDTWDSLTGKKKQGGDVVTTINSKAQQAAFQGLGDKKGAAIAIDPRTGAILALVSTPSYDPGTFAGSSTADSKAWTSLNADQNEPMLDRALRQTYPPGSTFKIVTAATAFETGKYQNPSDQTDTPDQYVLPGTNTVLHNDSDSEPCGQATLIDAFAISCNTVYGKLGADLGESKLLAQASKFGFNATVDTPIRSAASTFPSDSTPDGTAMDAIGQHNTAATPLQMCMVAAAVANNGKLMQPYLVDQEKSGSGSVVSKHTEKEMDQAVSPATAQKLQQMMVAVVQNGTGKAAQIPGVEVGGKTGTAQHGTDNKGLPFAWFVSYAKVGNDIPVAVAVVVEDGAAQSDEISGGSIAAPIAKSIMQAVVGH, from the coding sequence ATGAACCAGCCCATTCGACGGGTCTCCGTCTTCTGCATGGTCCTGATCTTCGCGCTGCTGCTGCGCACCAACTGGATCCAGGCCGTGGCGGCCGACTCCTACGCGGACAACCCGCACAACATCCGCAGCATCCTCGACGAGTACTCCTATCCGCGCGGCAACATCACCACCGCCGACGGACAGCCGATGACCCAGTCGAACCTCACCACCGCGTTCGAGTACAAGTACAAGACCAGCTGGACCAACGGCCCGCTGTACGCCCCGGTCACCGGCTACTCCTCGCAGGTGTACAAATCCAACGGCCTGGAGTCGCTGGAGGACGGCATCCTCTCCGGCACCGATGACCGCCTCTTCTTCGGCGACACCTGGGATTCGCTGACGGGTAAGAAGAAGCAGGGCGGCGACGTGGTCACCACGATCAACTCCAAGGCCCAGCAGGCCGCCTTCCAGGGGCTGGGCGACAAGAAGGGCGCCGCGATCGCGATCGACCCGCGCACCGGCGCGATCCTGGCCCTGGTCTCCACCCCCTCCTACGACCCGGGGACCTTCGCCGGCAGCAGCACCGCCGACAGCAAGGCCTGGACGAGCCTGAACGCCGACCAGAACGAGCCGATGCTGGACCGGGCGCTGCGGCAGACCTACCCGCCGGGCTCGACCTTCAAGATCGTCACCGCCGCCACCGCGTTCGAGACCGGCAAGTACCAGAACCCGAGCGACCAGACCGACACCCCGGACCAGTACGTCCTGCCGGGGACCAACACGGTGCTGCACAACGACAGCGACAGCGAGCCGTGCGGCCAGGCGACCCTGATCGACGCCTTCGCGATCTCCTGCAACACCGTCTACGGCAAGCTCGGCGCCGACCTGGGCGAGTCCAAGCTGCTCGCCCAGGCGAGCAAGTTCGGCTTCAACGCCACCGTCGACACCCCGATCCGCTCGGCGGCCAGCACCTTCCCCAGCGACTCCACCCCCGACGGCACCGCGATGGACGCCATCGGCCAGCACAACACCGCCGCCACCCCGCTGCAGATGTGCATGGTGGCCGCCGCGGTCGCCAACAACGGCAAGCTGATGCAGCCGTACCTGGTGGACCAGGAGAAGTCCGGCAGCGGCAGCGTCGTCTCCAAGCACACCGAGAAGGAGATGGACCAGGCCGTCAGCCCGGCCACCGCCCAGAAGCTCCAGCAGATGATGGTCGCCGTGGTGCAGAACGGCACCGGCAAGGCGGCGCAGATCCCCGGTGTCGAGGTCGGCGGCAAGACCGGCACCGCCCAGCACGGCACCGACAACAAGGGCCTGCCGTTCGCCTGGTTCGTCTCCTACGCCAAGGTCGGCAACGACATCCCGGTCGCGGTGGCCGTCGTGGTCGAGGACGGCGCCGCGCAGAGCGACGAGATCAGCGGCGGCAGCATCGCGGCGCCGATCGCCAAGTCGATCATGCAGGCGGTGGTCGGCCACTGA
- a CDS encoding PP2C family serine/threonine-protein phosphatase: MSLVLRFAAGSHKGLIREGNEDSGYAGPRLLAVADGMGGAAAGEVASSEALSSIISLDDSDPDADLLTLLNDAVQAANERLRVMVEQDPQLEGMGCTLTALLWTGERMGLVHVGDSRAYLLRDGSLSQITQDHTWVQRLVDEGRITAEEAETHPQRSLLMRALDGRGQVEPDLSIREVRAGDRYLICSDGLSGPVSHQTLEETLGSFYAPEPTIQELIQLALRGGGPDNITCIVADVLDVGPSDTLSGQFASTPVVVGAVAEGPHGTAVDNLIIDTPAGRAAGLGRQQPQAGAFGPPDAYPNAAGGFGPAEGYGEGYPEGYGEGYGEEYGQAHQEGYGHPQDGYDAARQAEGHPEGYGSAPGGPGGQYDAQGYRAVDHRSADQPKKRRGLRRAAIGVLALGLVGGALYAGYQWTQGQYYVGEHDGHVAVYQGLDQSLAGLDLSSVRQDFPDAALSDLPADQQSQLRSTVSAGSLDAATQRAKTYEAQATVCRKVKQPGTATTATSAAFETTPRTAPKAAASPATASPAPTAPPTAQSSPSTAPQTTPSPAAPTTPSGPPPLTPDEQQLAKNCS; encoded by the coding sequence ATGAGCCTCGTGCTGCGTTTCGCCGCCGGTTCCCACAAGGGCCTGATCCGGGAGGGGAACGAGGACTCCGGTTACGCCGGTCCCCGGCTGCTCGCCGTGGCCGACGGCATGGGTGGCGCGGCGGCCGGTGAGGTCGCCTCCTCCGAGGCGCTCAGTTCGATCATCTCGCTGGACGACTCCGACCCCGACGCCGACCTGCTGACCCTGCTCAACGACGCCGTGCAGGCCGCCAACGAGCGGCTGCGCGTGATGGTCGAGCAGGACCCGCAGCTGGAGGGCATGGGCTGCACCCTCACCGCGCTGCTCTGGACCGGCGAGCGGATGGGCCTGGTGCACGTCGGCGACTCCCGCGCCTACCTGCTGCGGGACGGCTCGCTGTCCCAGATCACCCAGGACCACACCTGGGTACAGCGCCTGGTCGACGAGGGCCGGATCACCGCCGAGGAAGCCGAGACGCACCCGCAGCGCTCGCTGTTGATGCGCGCGCTGGACGGCCGCGGCCAGGTCGAGCCCGACCTGTCGATCCGCGAGGTCCGGGCCGGCGACCGCTACCTGATCTGCTCCGACGGCCTGTCCGGGCCGGTCAGCCACCAGACCCTGGAAGAGACGCTGGGGAGCTTCTACGCCCCCGAGCCGACCATCCAGGAGCTGATCCAGCTCGCCCTGCGCGGCGGCGGCCCCGACAACATCACCTGCATCGTGGCCGACGTGCTCGACGTGGGCCCCAGCGACACCCTCAGCGGGCAGTTCGCCAGCACGCCCGTGGTGGTCGGCGCGGTGGCCGAGGGCCCGCACGGCACCGCCGTGGACAACCTGATCATCGACACCCCGGCCGGCCGCGCCGCCGGCCTGGGCCGCCAGCAGCCGCAGGCCGGCGCCTTCGGACCGCCCGACGCCTACCCGAACGCGGCCGGCGGCTTCGGCCCGGCCGAGGGCTACGGCGAGGGCTACCCCGAGGGCTACGGCGAGGGCTACGGCGAGGAGTACGGCCAGGCCCACCAGGAGGGCTACGGCCACCCGCAGGACGGCTACGACGCCGCGCGGCAGGCCGAGGGCCACCCCGAGGGCTACGGCAGCGCGCCTGGCGGCCCCGGCGGCCAGTACGACGCCCAGGGCTACCGCGCCGTGGACCACCGGTCGGCCGACCAGCCGAAGAAGCGCCGCGGGCTGCGGCGCGCGGCGATCGGCGTGCTGGCCCTGGGCCTGGTCGGCGGCGCGCTGTACGCCGGCTACCAGTGGACCCAGGGCCAGTACTACGTGGGCGAGCACGACGGCCATGTCGCCGTCTACCAGGGCCTCGACCAGAGCCTCGCCGGGCTGGACCTCTCCTCCGTACGGCAGGACTTCCCGGACGCCGCGCTCAGCGACCTGCCCGCGGACCAGCAGAGCCAGCTGCGCAGCACCGTCTCGGCCGGCAGCCTGGACGCCGCCACTCAGCGGGCCAAGACCTACGAGGCCCAGGCCACGGTCTGCCGCAAGGTCAAGCAGCCCGGCACCGCCACCACGGCGACCAGCGCCGCCTTCGAGACCACGCCGCGGACCGCGCCCAAGGCCGCCGCCTCCCCGGCCACCGCCAGCCCCGCGCCGACCGCGCCGCCCACCGCGCAGTCCAGCCCGAGCACGGCCCCGCAGACCACCCCCTCGCCCGCCGCCCCCACCACCCCGAGCGGGCCGCCCCCGCTCACCCCGGACGAGCAGCAACTGGCCAAGAACTGCTCCTGA
- a CDS encoding FHA domain-containing protein gives MSELTLTVLRLGFLAVLWLFVIVAVQVIRSDLFGARPGSRTGRRGARAAAATATAAPTPTPVGAPPRQQTGAPREATQGGQRGRRPGPAAPTQLVVVEGALAGTTVALQGQVISLGRAHDSTIVLDDDYASSRHARIYPDQTGQWTVEDLGSTNGTYLDRQRLTTPMPLQVGVPIRIGRTVIELRK, from the coding sequence GTGTCCGAACTGACTCTGACAGTCCTCCGGCTGGGTTTCCTGGCCGTGCTGTGGCTGTTCGTCATCGTCGCGGTCCAAGTGATCCGCAGCGATCTGTTCGGCGCCAGGCCAGGCAGCAGGACCGGGCGGCGCGGCGCCCGCGCCGCCGCTGCCACCGCCACCGCGGCCCCCACCCCGACCCCGGTCGGTGCCCCACCGCGCCAGCAGACCGGCGCCCCGCGGGAGGCCACCCAGGGTGGCCAGCGCGGCCGGCGCCCCGGGCCCGCCGCGCCGACCCAGCTGGTCGTGGTCGAGGGCGCGCTGGCCGGCACCACGGTCGCCCTGCAGGGGCAGGTCATCAGCCTCGGACGGGCCCACGACTCCACCATCGTGCTGGACGACGACTACGCCTCCTCGCGCCATGCCAGGATCTATCCCGACCAGACTGGGCAGTGGACCGTGGAGGATCTAGGCTCCACCAACGGCACGTATCTCGACCGGCAGCGGCTGACCACGCCGATGCCACTGCAGGTGGGAGTGCCGATCCGTATCGGCAGGACCGTCATCGAACTGCGGAAGTAG
- a CDS encoding DUF3662 and FHA domain-containing protein: protein MGVMKKFEQRLEGLVNGTFAKVFKSEVQPVEIAGALQRECDNNATIWNRDRTVVPNDFIVELSPHDYERLSPYAGQLGQELSGMVLEYAEAQRYSFLGPLQVNLERADDLDTGLYRVRSRTLAGENADPAPAPPAPAQPGYGRPPAEAPVAPAAPWQQSAGPTYAGAPPAPNSPPAVPPAPPTAAPGNVRQFPGSGGGAGARRWIEVNGTRHQITGSACVLGRSTEADVRIDDPGVSRKHAEIRPGNPAMVLDLGSTNGIVVDGQHTQRATLRDGSRIVVGSTTIIYRQVEG from the coding sequence GTGGGAGTCATGAAGAAGTTCGAGCAACGACTCGAGGGTCTCGTGAACGGCACCTTCGCCAAGGTGTTCAAGTCCGAGGTCCAGCCCGTGGAGATCGCCGGCGCCCTGCAGCGCGAGTGCGACAACAACGCCACCATCTGGAACCGCGACCGCACCGTGGTGCCGAACGACTTCATCGTCGAACTCAGCCCGCACGACTACGAACGGCTCAGCCCCTACGCGGGCCAGCTCGGCCAGGAGCTCTCCGGCATGGTGCTGGAGTACGCCGAGGCGCAGCGCTACAGCTTCCTCGGCCCGCTGCAGGTGAACCTGGAGCGGGCGGACGACCTGGACACCGGGCTGTACCGGGTGCGCAGCCGCACCCTGGCCGGCGAGAACGCCGACCCCGCCCCGGCGCCGCCCGCACCCGCGCAGCCCGGCTACGGCCGCCCGCCGGCCGAGGCGCCCGTGGCTCCCGCCGCCCCGTGGCAGCAGAGCGCCGGCCCGACGTACGCCGGTGCGCCGCCGGCGCCGAACTCCCCCCCGGCGGTGCCGCCGGCCCCGCCGACCGCCGCTCCGGGCAACGTGCGCCAGTTCCCCGGCTCGGGCGGCGGCGCGGGCGCCCGGCGCTGGATCGAGGTCAACGGCACCCGCCACCAGATCACCGGCAGCGCCTGCGTGCTGGGCCGCTCCACCGAGGCGGACGTGCGGATCGACGACCCCGGGGTCTCCCGCAAGCACGCCGAGATCCGCCCCGGCAACCCGGCCATGGTGCTCGACCTGGGGTCCACCAACGGCATCGTGGTGGACGGGCAGCACACCCAGCGCGCTACGCTCCGCGACGGCTCGCGGATCGTCGTGGGCTCCACGACGATCATCTACCGACAGGTCGAAGGGTAG
- a CDS encoding potassium channel family protein: protein MDKPPPRSLLWPWLLLTGGPTLLITAYFTVPLGSFGPHHPALSWTVFGVLLMLLAGLLLYEVQSILLESQRGLPALTIPLLAVTALLVFAGCYLVLAQHPGEFAGLNTRIDALYFTITTVATVGYGDIVPVSQTARVIVMTQILYTLVFLTAGATAVGQRLRGRLGERARRRRGGSG, encoded by the coding sequence ATGGACAAGCCACCGCCCCGCTCCCTGCTGTGGCCATGGCTGCTGCTGACCGGTGGCCCGACCCTGCTGATCACCGCCTACTTCACCGTGCCGCTGGGCAGCTTCGGCCCCCATCACCCGGCTCTCAGCTGGACCGTCTTCGGTGTGCTGCTGATGCTGCTGGCCGGGCTGCTCCTCTACGAGGTCCAGTCGATCCTGCTGGAGTCGCAGCGCGGCCTGCCGGCACTGACCATCCCGCTGCTGGCCGTCACCGCCCTGCTGGTCTTCGCGGGCTGCTACCTGGTCCTGGCCCAGCACCCCGGCGAGTTCGCGGGCCTGAACACCCGGATCGACGCGCTCTACTTCACCATCACCACCGTGGCGACCGTCGGCTACGGCGACATCGTGCCGGTCAGCCAGACCGCCCGGGTCATCGTGATGACGCAGATCCTCTACACCCTGGTCTTCCTGACCGCCGGCGCCACCGCGGTCGGCCAGCGGCTGCGCGGGCGGCTGGGCGAGCGGGCCCGCCGGCGCCGCGGCGGAAGCGGTTGA
- the crcB gene encoding fluoride efflux transporter CrcB, whose protein sequence is MSGRTFALDAVAVVAVGGVLGAEARYEAGRLWPTVPGTFPWTTLLINVLGCLVIGVFLVAITEGRPAHRLVRPFFGTGVLGGFTTFSTYCVDIQRLLTRGEAGTAIGYLALTLAAAMVAVAGGAGVARWALARGGRLW, encoded by the coding sequence ATGAGCGGGCGGACCTTCGCCCTGGACGCGGTCGCGGTGGTCGCGGTCGGCGGCGTGCTCGGCGCCGAGGCCCGCTACGAGGCCGGGCGGCTGTGGCCGACCGTGCCCGGGACCTTCCCGTGGACCACCCTGCTGATCAACGTGCTGGGCTGCCTGGTGATCGGGGTCTTCCTGGTGGCGATCACCGAGGGGCGTCCGGCGCACCGGCTGGTCCGCCCGTTCTTCGGGACCGGGGTGCTGGGTGGCTTCACCACCTTCTCCACCTACTGCGTGGACATCCAGCGGCTGCTAACCAGGGGCGAGGCGGGCACGGCCATCGGCTACCTGGCGCTCACCCTGGCGGCGGCGATGGTGGCGGTGGCCGGCGGCGCCGGGGTGGCTCGCTGGGCGCTGGCCCGCGGCGGGCGGCTGTGGTGA
- a CDS encoding DUF190 domain-containing protein, translating to MSGLEMSGPALRLTVLVGDGDTWHHRPLATEIVHRAHAAGLAGASVFHGVEGFGASRTVHSARLLSMSEDLPVAVVIVDEEERVRAFLPRLAGLVNRGLVTLEPVEVVRFGESGR from the coding sequence ATGAGCGGGCTGGAGATGAGCGGGCCGGCGCTGCGGCTGACAGTGCTGGTCGGGGACGGCGACACCTGGCACCACCGCCCGCTGGCCACCGAGATCGTGCACCGCGCGCACGCGGCGGGACTGGCCGGGGCCTCGGTCTTCCACGGGGTGGAGGGCTTCGGGGCGTCCCGGACGGTGCACTCGGCGCGGCTGCTGTCGATGAGTGAGGACCTGCCGGTGGCCGTGGTGATCGTGGACGAGGAGGAGCGGGTGCGGGCGTTCCTGCCGAGGCTGGCCGGGCTGGTGAACCGGGGACTGGTGACGTTGGAGCCGGTCGAGGTGGTGCGGTTCGGGGAGTCCGGCCGGTGA
- the crcB gene encoding fluoride efflux transporter CrcB produces the protein MNGYLLVALGALVGAPARYLTDRAVQARHDSVFPWGTFAVNLFGTVVLGLVTGVVLAGAASQQWQLLVGTGFCGALTTYSTFSYETLRLAESGARRFAAANVGLSLAAGLGAAYLGAVLAHLFG, from the coding sequence GTGAACGGATACCTGCTGGTCGCGCTCGGCGCGCTGGTCGGGGCGCCGGCCCGGTACCTGACCGACCGTGCGGTGCAGGCCAGGCACGACTCGGTCTTCCCCTGGGGGACCTTCGCGGTGAACCTGTTCGGCACGGTGGTGCTGGGCCTGGTGACCGGCGTGGTGCTGGCCGGGGCCGCCTCCCAGCAGTGGCAGTTGCTGGTCGGCACCGGCTTCTGCGGGGCGCTGACCACCTACTCGACGTTCAGCTACGAGACGCTGCGGCTGGCGGAGAGCGGGGCGCGGCGGTTCGCGGCGGCCAACGTCGGCCTCTCGCTGGCGGCCGGGCTGGGCGCCGCCTACCTGGGGGCGGTGCTGGCGCACCTGTTCGGGTGA
- a CDS encoding GNAT family N-acetyltransferase — translation MTTVPQPADRPAWAVRPAAAADFADWRELFGGYGEFYRVPVTDEHAELVWGWIHDPAHEVECLVVVDGAGRPVGLAHYRPFARPLRGAVGGFLDDLFVAPHARGSGAVDALFAGLRRIAAERGWNTVRWITAEDNYRARSKYDQVATRVPFLTYDMAPGDQVG, via the coding sequence ATGACCACCGTCCCGCAGCCCGCGGACCGACCGGCCTGGGCGGTCCGCCCGGCCGCCGCCGCCGACTTCGCCGACTGGCGAGAGCTCTTCGGCGGCTACGGCGAGTTCTACCGGGTGCCGGTCACCGACGAGCACGCCGAGCTGGTCTGGGGCTGGATCCACGACCCGGCGCACGAGGTGGAGTGCCTGGTGGTGGTCGACGGAGCCGGCCGACCGGTGGGCCTGGCGCACTACCGTCCGTTCGCCAGGCCGCTGCGCGGCGCGGTCGGAGGGTTCCTGGACGATCTCTTCGTCGCGCCGCACGCCCGGGGCAGCGGCGCGGTCGACGCGCTCTTCGCCGGGTTGCGGCGGATCGCGGCGGAGCGCGGCTGGAACACCGTGCGGTGGATCACCGCGGAGGACAACTACCGGGCCAGGTCGAAGTACGACCAGGTCGCCACCAGGGTCCCGTTCCTCACCTACGACATGGCTCCCGGCGACCAGGTGGGCTGA
- a CDS encoding alpha/beta fold hydrolase, producing the protein MAGVVRWRVRPGGVRGVVLVLHGGQVASRAPARPWQPAAVRMNGFVAPLARATARGGTAVGLVRYRYRGWNGERADAAQDVVAALDAVAAEFGPVPVVLLGHSMGGRAALRCAGHHAVTGVVALAPWCPPEDPAEQLAGRTLVTLHGDRDRVTDPAATRDLAARARAAGAAVAGLEVAGGDHAMLRRSRDWHLAAARLSAALLGIGEPPAEVAAALELTGTDRGGLRIALPGGRRALSCGAPTAR; encoded by the coding sequence GTGGCGGGCGTGGTGCGGTGGCGGGTGCGGCCGGGCGGGGTGCGCGGGGTGGTGCTGGTGCTGCACGGTGGGCAGGTGGCCAGCAGGGCGCCGGCCCGGCCCTGGCAGCCGGCGGCGGTGCGGATGAACGGTTTCGTCGCGCCGCTGGCCAGGGCCACGGCGCGGGGCGGGACGGCGGTGGGCCTGGTGCGCTACCGCTACCGGGGCTGGAACGGCGAGCGGGCGGACGCGGCCCAGGACGTGGTGGCGGCGCTGGACGCGGTGGCCGCCGAGTTCGGTCCGGTGCCGGTGGTGCTGCTGGGTCACTCGATGGGCGGGCGGGCGGCGCTGCGCTGCGCCGGGCACCATGCGGTCACCGGGGTGGTCGCGCTGGCCCCTTGGTGCCCGCCCGAGGACCCGGCCGAGCAACTGGCCGGCCGGACCCTGGTGACCCTGCACGGGGACCGCGACCGGGTCACCGACCCCGCCGCGACCCGGGACCTCGCCGCCCGGGCCCGGGCGGCCGGGGCGGCGGTGGCCGGCCTGGAGGTGGCCGGCGGCGACCACGCGATGCTGCGCCGCTCGCGCGACTGGCACCTGGCCGCCGCCCGGCTGAGCGCCGCGCTGCTCGGCATCGGCGAGCCGCCCGCCGAGGTGGCCGCCGCCCTCGAACTGACCGGGACGGACCGAGGCGGCCTGCGGATCGCGCTGCCCGGCGGCCGGCGGGCCCTCAGTTGCGGCGCACCGACGGCACGGTGA
- a CDS encoding MFS transporter encodes MTTALHGRRGLLRAFPEDRDFRRFFPGYAVSLFGTAMAPVALAFAVLRGPGGAGALSWVLAARTCATVLVLLAGGVAADRLGSRRVMLGADLVRFLSQGTFAVLLLTGRPPLWTMLMLVCVGGASEAVFNPALTALIPRLTPPERLAEANALLTLAGSVAGVAGPALAGLLTAAAGPGAVLALDAASFGISVLMLARVTVRLPVGAPGPSLLADLRAGWWEFRSRTWLWATCVHFGLFNLLVWAPFLVLGPATAAQRLGGARSWGLVLAAYGAGSVLAALALLGRRPRRPVLVATTVTVGFALPSALLALGAALPWVCLGAAVAGVASAVNGTLFGTAEQRLIPPEARARVAAYGSLGAFALGPLGLAAAGPAAALLGSRTVFGFGALWLLGATAVVLTVPSVRRN; translated from the coding sequence ATGACGACCGCTCTCCACGGGCGCCGCGGGCTGCTGCGCGCTTTTCCGGAAGACCGTGATTTCCGCCGCTTCTTTCCCGGCTACGCCGTCTCGCTCTTCGGCACCGCGATGGCGCCGGTGGCCCTCGCCTTCGCGGTGCTGCGCGGTCCTGGCGGCGCCGGTGCGCTCAGCTGGGTGCTGGCGGCCCGCACCTGTGCGACGGTGCTGGTCCTGCTGGCCGGCGGGGTGGCCGCCGACCGCCTGGGCAGCCGCCGGGTGATGCTCGGTGCCGATCTGGTGCGCTTCCTCTCCCAGGGCACCTTCGCCGTCCTGCTGCTGACCGGCCGGCCACCGCTCTGGACGATGCTGATGCTGGTCTGTGTCGGCGGCGCGAGCGAGGCGGTGTTCAACCCGGCGCTGACCGCGCTGATCCCCCGGCTCACACCGCCCGAGCGGCTGGCCGAGGCCAACGCCCTGCTCACCCTGGCCGGCTCCGTGGCCGGGGTGGCCGGTCCCGCGCTGGCCGGACTGCTCACCGCCGCCGCGGGGCCCGGCGCGGTGCTCGCGCTGGACGCGGCCAGCTTCGGGATCAGCGTGTTGATGCTGGCCCGGGTGACGGTGCGACTGCCGGTCGGTGCGCCGGGCCCCTCACTGCTGGCCGACCTGCGCGCGGGCTGGTGGGAGTTCCGCTCGCGCACCTGGCTCTGGGCCACCTGCGTGCACTTCGGGCTGTTCAACCTCCTGGTCTGGGCCCCCTTCCTGGTGCTCGGCCCGGCCACCGCCGCGCAGCGCCTGGGCGGGGCGCGCTCCTGGGGCCTGGTGCTGGCCGCCTACGGGGCCGGCTCGGTGCTCGCCGCGCTCGCCCTGCTCGGCCGCCGCCCCCGCCGTCCGGTCCTGGTGGCCACCACCGTCACGGTCGGCTTCGCACTGCCCTCGGCGCTCCTGGCGCTGGGTGCCGCGCTGCCCTGGGTCTGCCTGGGCGCGGCGGTGGCCGGGGTGGCGTCGGCGGTCAACGGCACCCTGTTCGGCACCGCCGAGCAGCGCCTGATCCCGCCCGAGGCGCGCGCCAGGGTCGCCGCCTACGGCAGCCTGGGCGCCTTCGCACTCGGCCCGCTCGGCCTGGCCGCCGCCGGCCCGGCGGCCGCGCTGTTGGGCAGCCGGACGGTCTTCGGCTTCGGCGCGCTCTGGCTGCTGGGCGCCACCGCCGTGGTGCTCACCGTGCCGTCGGTGCGCCGCAACTGA
- a CDS encoding chaplin: protein MKDFRRALGLACAAGALVLGGAGAASADNSATATGVAVGSPGILSGNVIQVPVNIPVNICGNSIGVISALNPAFGNECTNG, encoded by the coding sequence ATGAAGGACTTCCGCAGGGCCCTCGGCCTGGCCTGCGCCGCCGGTGCGCTGGTGCTCGGCGGCGCCGGTGCCGCCTCGGCCGACAACTCCGCCACCGCGACCGGTGTGGCGGTCGGCTCGCCCGGAATCCTGTCCGGCAACGTGATCCAGGTTCCGGTCAACATCCCGGTCAACATCTGCGGCAACAGCATCGGCGTGATCAGCGCCCTCAACCCGGCCTTCGGGAACGAGTGCACCAACGGCTGA
- a CDS encoding sensor histidine kinase, with translation MIPLLWRRPIGATARRRLALLLPVAYALLESWLLDRDTVWWKNALNGVAALGLLLRLRWPVLAMGLALPGTFFTESWLAPITALYSVAADRRRLPVPVLCAVAFALCDYFTWSVSGQSSGLDPLALTQGNGLAMMQSLLLGTAPVALGMLARTRRELTLRLEQLTLGQRREARLLAERVLATERARLAREMHDVVSHQVSLISVQAGGLQVSTTDPAAERTARTIRELSVRTLQELRQMVGVLRAAGGAALPATGEPGPPQAPQPRLADLPRLIEDSGLVAADGPGGVVELAAGERAWPEAVQRAAYRTVQEALTNISKHAPGAAVRISVTARAGRLLVEVRNGPAPSRPAAAAPLPGGGHGLVGLRERAQLLGGQLTAGPTRDRGFVVRAELPDGRG, from the coding sequence GTGATCCCGCTCCTCTGGCGGCGGCCGATCGGGGCGACGGCCCGGCGCCGCCTGGCGCTGCTGCTGCCCGTCGCCTACGCGCTGCTGGAGAGCTGGCTGCTGGACCGGGACACCGTCTGGTGGAAGAACGCGCTGAACGGCGTGGCCGCGCTGGGCCTGCTGCTGCGGCTGCGCTGGCCGGTCCTCGCCATGGGGCTGGCGCTGCCCGGCACCTTCTTCACCGAGAGCTGGCTGGCCCCGATCACCGCGCTCTACTCGGTGGCCGCCGACCGGCGCCGGTTGCCGGTGCCGGTGCTCTGCGCCGTGGCCTTCGCGCTCTGCGACTACTTCACCTGGTCGGTCTCCGGGCAGAGCTCGGGCCTGGACCCGCTCGCACTCACCCAGGGCAACGGCCTGGCGATGATGCAGTCACTGCTGCTGGGCACCGCTCCGGTGGCGCTGGGCATGCTGGCCCGCACCCGGCGGGAGCTGACCCTGCGGCTGGAGCAGCTCACCCTGGGGCAGCGGCGCGAGGCCCGGCTGCTGGCCGAGCGGGTGCTGGCCACCGAGCGGGCCCGGCTCGCCCGGGAGATGCACGACGTGGTCTCGCACCAGGTGAGCCTGATCAGCGTGCAGGCCGGCGGACTGCAGGTGTCCACCACCGATCCGGCCGCCGAGCGGACCGCGCGCACCATCCGCGAGCTGTCCGTGCGCACCCTGCAGGAGCTGCGGCAGATGGTCGGGGTGCTGCGCGCGGCGGGCGGCGCCGCCCTGCCGGCGACCGGCGAGCCCGGACCGCCGCAGGCACCGCAGCCCCGGCTGGCCGACCTGCCCCGGCTGATCGAGGACAGCGGCCTGGTCGCGGCGGACGGGCCCGGCGGCGTGGTCGAGCTCGCCGCGGGCGAGCGGGCCTGGCCGGAGGCGGTCCAGCGGGCCGCCTACCGCACCGTGCAGGAGGCGCTGACCAACATCAGCAAGCACGCGCCCGGCGCCGCGGTGCGGATCTCGGTCACCGCGCGGGCCGGGCGGCTGCTGGTGGAGGTGCGCAACGGTCCGGCACCCAGCCGCCCGGCGGCCGCCGCCCCGCTGCCCGGGGGCGGGCACGGCCTGGTCGGCCTGCGCGAGCGGGCCCAGCTGCTGGGCGGGCAGCTGACCGCGGGACCCACCAGGGACCGGGGGTTCGTGGTGCGCGCGGAGCTGCCGGACGGGCGCGGGTAG